The following are encoded in a window of Plasmodium vivax chromosome 10, whole genome shotgun sequence genomic DNA:
- a CDS encoding hypothetical protein, conserved (encoded by transcript PVX_080270A) produces MDNSPKGNFIFFQKNKCNDNQLSHKFEDNMYAKGEDKKSGKRGPTERGGPTESKGVTPGLKDQGVNMYMNTPPGMLDKNMSTGKKYDSVTGGLAASSPMGERSPDHVQSIFSDRGVDMKKMPGMEEKAAPGGMGSYAVRNYMVSGYAVGGHAVSGHAVSGHAVSGYSVGSHSVSGLPMSGLPMSGLPMSGHAESAKEPPKNTQQFKPKFNKNKKNPNKEESNLNTMSKDIKIRKSNILELNKLLKENLRIEENLKKKKKGKGNKEEEEDDDDEEEYDQDYYQRWGDNASREALRDGARDKLTPGEYSEHVQKDLGSQEEGSGEVKRDNGKEKKEKAKRKNKEKNKDNKAKGKNEEREREKDKSISKGKAKDFDSNDQEEGAKKKEHLSISNPNSNPNSNPNSNPNSSLNTSMNSNANSNPSSTPSSSMNAMLGSALNSIPSGILNVDSKNSGKNKKAKNKKGEPHQGKKNESPQNRKNEAGQNRKNEPGQSKKNDSPQSKKNDSPQSKKNDSPQSKKNDSPQSKKNDSPQNKKNDSPQNKKNDSPQNKKNEMMQNKKMEAPQSRKNDPGQNKKMESPQNKKMESPQNRKNESGQNKKNDSPQNRKNDSPQNRKNKREDFIPGGNASCLLDQGDGKMMKNELLMEGSVIGKNKNLDNPMNFSEHYSYYYSNNKGDISSMGSSRRGAFNKIHLDLYGDNSGGYMMDSSDGKSFSYKKEPRSDVFKMGNNNAGSASGHGSDAGPVGGGGNIGSVGNVGSGGNVGSGGNVGSGGNVGSGGNVGSVGNLGSGGNIGSGGPLGGLSLSGKFHMSKNFFKPHELGDYHFQDVSSAYDKYKGSFDPTSLSEFFDHETGKRYIHNKSLSSHSEVKNVKDNSVVGIKGSNVMGPKRSNHLHLNLSSKDNQLGITKGGDDRTASSIIHPSGSHVGKKYTSGKGIQSFSSKMNFPSEGVDLGMSSKMNIFNSAGDVGGSALDGSNAGGNNMPAYHMASHHLGSNHLPSNVSSSNLGSNHIGSNHLGSNHIGSNHLGSNHIGSNHLGSNHLGSNHLGSNHLGSNHLGSSHLGSSHLGSSNSVGNVLKEEGHLLGGRAYNNMLSNSSMNPMLNGENNNLLSSSYANVPGVLKNSNGMVAGGSKVYSGGAGEGNLNESMNNVGSLNGTTFQTGKTNSSVNNRVNSGNNHVNDLVNGQKYMSNVLLYESGGVMYNGKVGSMNGYARHNMGHFPGQGLDGYANQGVDNYAGQSVDNYANPNLDSYGNPNLDSYGNPNMDSYGNPNMDSYGNPVMDSYVNPLMDSYQNAPMDGYQNAPVDGYQNAPMDGYQNAPMDNYDSPGGDNYAGPTGDNYANQNGDSYATQNVDGYATQNVDGYPNPNVDSYANPHMESYASPHMDNFANPLMDSYMSPNMDSYANQGVDSYAGQGVENYPNQGVDNYAGQNMDYGGQNMDTYGGQNMGSFAAPPHGDNFGQLNGDSFSPPNGESFAAPNGENFAPPNGENFPPPNGETYPQGYMNSLPMNYLNGGMTNALSNSRGTSSINTISQYSNDLSNTSGNMLNSLVGKKNNLLLSGMNGTTVSSSKGNLGVNYLNDTFKKASNLFLTTAMRGARNTSGNKIERNKNKELLESKGGKYELASPSKGGNGSGMLHDRGGGLNYVLEDPPPGRAKYIHNGEMAERNNENDAASALTTAIATAIATSTSGAGSSVQHMKCLEKSDTIKKKVKTEKRTHVKNIKININKINLFENKKRKYLAEIIRCELIWGPTKNKEPITPVESCELHPVVIIKDQYGHLYDDDEDNENNPIGKTVNIFYRWSRGPPRTVCFFHPQKIACLQCTVTFRCFCSYECFMKGFDHLHKYYRSNGLINIPSHPNLHTYGVPCSPFDWDNYENNMEFDEKHYNSLIQSGLLNSPDMEKWEIINNERNYIPCLKDVGHQIMLETMLLDKNSLSSENGTTSSDECEEGSSGGVSEVVEVGEVRGDGADGGDGADGADGADGGDGEVGTVGTVGTVGPVDDLLKGSDCNLSSADENNPEKKQPPAAYARYAGVQPSELDAMNADQVANFNGMQYVGGHKEEDPYTGQFTDGDGSGSGVASGEADAPDRNDAGTAKGDSSTEANGKQPLRIGDPFNGGSNVCSSPAEGGKEAKEACKSGSAPNHSANEESEGNEKRRDTFGVTCMDNGGENDLFVRTDGAIRVQSAGESSGMAPPSADAKEGGTELKANNVTAPANGGAGENGEDKQMNEGDGGGVSSSPSKSGTAELKGTAAPEGEKQQIEAAQPMHPTAHTSQKALELKKKKKRKKKKIYILDDQVWNNIRDPNIYHKIITGCCIPNVTVSPNYNVTCFKNSTVTNPHNQFTIMTWNVLAEIYGTIEAFPHCDPYMLAWSYRKTKIIQEILNNSPDIVCLQEIQNEHFLDFFKPSLGEFGYEGVYKQKTKEIFTSPSGKRRGGKYTIDGCAIFYNKKKLKFVETYALEFSKLIKEASVFTLPKEIQKNPSLVKRLLKDNVALVILLEYIQQYSKMYEGKDDDEEEEKPNKNLLIVANTHIVANPEANYVKIWQAQILVKVVEYLKINFIKKYETVPSLIICGDFNSTPSSAVYQLIYKKTCSRSHEDFSSDKYSLLTDLPLGHNLNLKSAYAISKLLSQKLNPEEYTSNLEIFEPLFTNYTGNFIGCLDYIFYNDENLNIISTVNIADENQLMQEAHIYQLSNCALPSPIRPSDHLPLIAKFEFKIY; encoded by the exons ATGGATAATTCCCCAAAGGggaacttcattttttttcaaaagaatAAATGTAATGACAATCAACTGAGTCATAAGTTTGAAGACAACATGTATGCCAAAGGAGAGGACAAGAAGAGTGGGAAGAGGGGACCCACAGAGAGAGGGGGGCCCACGGAGAGCAAAGGCGTAACACCTGGTCTGAAGGATCAAGGGGTTAACATGTACATGAATACTCCACCGGGTATGCTAGATAAGAACATGAGCACgggcaaaaaatatgacagTGTGACTGGGGGCTTGGCGGCCTCCTCCCCCATGGGTGAAAGAAGCCCCGACCATGTGCAGAGCATTTTTTCCGACCGGGGTGTAGACATGAAGAAGATGCCCGGGATGGAGGAGAAGGCGGCCCCGGGCGGGATGGGTAGTTACGCGGTGCGGAACTACATGGTTAGCGGTTACGCAGTGGGCGGTCATGCAGTGAGCGGTCATGCAGTGAGCGGTCATGCAGTGAGCGGTTACTCGGTGGGCAGCCACTCGGTGAGCGGCCTCCCAATGAGCGGTCTTCCAATGAGCGGCCTCCCGATGAGCGGCCACGCGGAAAGCGCAAAGGAACCCCCGAAGAACACCCAGCAGTTTAAGCccaaatttaacaaaaacaaaaaaaacccaaacaAGGAGGAGAGCAACCTGAACACCATGTCGAAGGACATCAAAATTAGAAAGAGCAACATTTTAGAGTTGAACAAGCTacttaaagaaaatttaaggATTGAGGAAaacttaaagaaaaaaaaaaaggggaaaggaaataaggaagaggaagaagacgatgatgatgaggaggagtaTGACCAGGATTACTACCAGAGGTGGGGGGACAACGCGAGTAGGGAGGCCCTCCGAGATGGTGCGCGTGATAAGTTAACACCAGGGGAGTATTCCGAACATGTACAGAAGGATTTGGGGAGTCAAGAGGAAGGCTCTGGGGAAGTCAAGAGAGACAAcggaaaggagaaaaaggaaaaggcgaagaggaagaacaaggaaaagaacaaagacAATAaagcgaaagggaaaaatgaggAGCGGGAAAGGGAGAAGGATAAGTCCATTTCGAAAGGAAAAGCGAAGGACTTTGACTCCAACGATCAAGAGGAGGGCGCCAAAAAGAAGGAGCATCTGTCGATTAGCAACCCGAATAGCAACCCGAATAGCAACCCGAATAGCAACCCGAACAGCAGCTTGAACACCAGCATGAACAGCAACGCGAATAGCAACCCGAGTAGCACCCCAAGCAGCAGCATGAATGCCATGTTGGGTAGCGCCTTGAATAGCATCCCAAGCGGCATCCTCAACGTGGACAGCAAAAACAGcggaaagaataaaaaggcGAAGAACAAGAAGGGGGAACCACACCAAGGCAAGAAAAACGAGTCGCCgcaaaatcgaaaaaatgaagcgggCCAAAACAGGAAAAACGAACCGGGGCAAAGTAAGAAGAACGACTCGCCGCAAAGTAAGAAGAACGACTCGCCGCAGAGTAAGAAGAACGACTCGCCGCAGAGTAAGAAGAACGACTCGCCGCAGAGTAAGAAGAACGACTCGCCGCAAAATAAGAAGAATGATTCACCGCAAAACAAGAAGAATGATTCACCGCAAAACAAGAAGAACGAAATGAtgcagaataaaaaaatggaggctCCCCAAAGTAGGAAGAACGACCCggggcaaaacaaaaaaatggagtctCCCCAAAATAAGAAGATGGAGTCGCCGCAAAACAGGAAGAACGAATCGGggcagaacaaaaaaaacgattcgccacaaaacaggaaaaatgACTCTCCACAGAataggaaaaacaaaagggaggacTTCATCCCAGGGGGGAATGCAAGCTGCCTACTAGACCAAGGAGAtggcaaaatgatgaaaaatgaGCTACTCATGGAAGGTAGTGTaattgggaaaaataaaaatttggacaACCCAATGAATTTTTCCGAGCACTACAGTTACTACTACAGCAATAACAAAGGGGACATCTCCAGCATGGGCAGCTCCAGAAGGGGGGCATTTAACAAAATCCATTTGGACCTCTACGGAGACAACAGTGGGGGCTACATGATGGACTCCAGTGACGGCAAAAGCTTCAGCTATAAGAAGGAGCCTCGAAGTGATGTGTTCAAGATGGGCAACAACAACGCTGGTAGTGCGAGTGGCCACGGCAGCGACGCAGGTCCGGTTGGAGGTGGAGGCAATATTGGAAGCGTAGGCAACGTTGGAAGCGGAGGCAACGTTGGAAGCGGAGGCAACGTTGGAAGCGGAGGCAACGTTGGAAGCGGAGGCAATGTAGGAAGCGTAGGCAATCTCGGTAGCGGAGGCAATATTGGAAGTGGAGGCCCACTGGGGGGCCTGTCCCTGAGCGGCAAATTCCACATGAgtaaaaatttcttcaaacCGCACGAACTGGGGGACTACCACTTCCAAGACGTAAGCAGCGCATACGACAAGTATAAGGGCTCCTTCGACCCGACCTCCCTGTCAGAATTTTTTGACCACGAGACGGGCAAGAGGTACATCCACAACAAAAGCTTGAGCAGCCACAGTGAGGTGAAAAATGTCAAGGACAACAGCGTGGTGGGCATAAAAGGCAGCAATGTGATGGGCCCCAAGCGAAGCAATCATTTGCACCTCAATCTGAGCAGTAAGGATAACCAGCTGGGCATTACCAAAGGGGGCGATGACAGAACGGCTAGCAGTATCATCCACCCGAGTGGCAGTCATGTAGGGAAGAAATACACGAGTGGAAAAGGTATACAAAGCTTTAGTAGTAAGATGAACTTCCCTAGTGAGGGAGTCGACCTGGGCATGAGCTCCAagatgaatatttttaacagcGCCGGTGATGTAGGGGGGAGTGCCCTGGATGGAAGCAacgcgggggggaataaTATGCCCGCTTATCATATGGCTAGCCACCACCTGGGAAGCAACCATCTCCCCAGCAATGTTAGCAGCAGCAATTTGGGGAGTAACCATATAGGAAGCAACCATTTAGGGAGTAACCATATAGGAAGCAACCATTTAGGGAGTAACCATATAGGAAGCAACCACCTGGGGAGCAACCACTTGGGGAGCAACCACTTGGGGAGCAACCACCTGGGGAGTAACCACCTCGGGAGCAGCCACCTCGGGAGCAGCCACCTCGGGAGCAGCAACAGCGTGGGCAACGtgctgaaggaggaagggCACCTTCTAGGCGGCAGAGCCTACAACAACATGCTAAGCAACAGCAGCATGAACCCCATGTTGAACggggaaaataataatttgcTCAGCAGCAGCTATGCAAACGTTCCCGGTGTCCTAAAAAACAGCAACGGCATGGTTGCCGGTGGGAGCAAGGTGTACAGCGGTGGGGCTGGGGAGGGCAACCTCAACGAGAGCATGAATAATGTAGGGAGCCTAAACGGGACGACTTTCCAAACGGGCAAGACCAACTCTAGCGTAAATAACAGAGTAAACAGCGGCAACAATCATGTGAATGACCTGGTGAATGGGCAAAAATACATGAGCAATGTTTTGCTGTACGAGAGTGGAGGCGTTATGTATAATGGGAAGGTCGGCAGTATGAATGGCTACGCAAGGCACAACATGGGGCATTTCCCCGGGCAGGGCCTAGACGGCTATGCCAACCAGGGGGTGGACAACTACGCCGGCCAAAGCGTCGACAACTATGCCAACCCTAACCTGGACAGCTACGGCAACCCTAACCTGGACAGCTACGGCAACCCCAATATGGACAGCTACGGCAACCCCAATATGGACAGCTACGGCAACCCCGTCATGGACAGTTACGTGAACCCGCTCATGGACAGCTACCAGAACGCACCCATGGACGGATACCAGAACGCACCCGTGGACGGCTACCAGAACGCACCCATGGACGGCTACCAGAACGCACCCATGGACAACTATGACAGCCCGGGCGGGGACAACTACGCGGGCCCGACCGGCGACAACTACGCGAATCAGAACGGGGATAGCTACGCCACTCAGAACGTGGACGGCTACGCCACTCAGAACGTGGACGGCTACCCAAACCCGAATGTAGATAGCTACGCGAACCCCCACATGGAGAGCTACGCCAGCCCCCACATGGACAACTTCGCCAACCCGCTCATGGACAGCTACATGAGCCCCAACATGGACAGCTATGCCAACCAGGGGGTGGACAGCTACGCGGGTCAAGGCGTGGAGAATTACCCAAACCAGGGCGTGGACAACTACGCTGGGCAGAACATGGACTACGGTGGGCAAAATATGGACACCTACGGTGGGCAGAACATGGGCAGtttcgccgcccccccccatgGGGACAATTTTGGCCAGCTGAATGGAGacagcttctccccccccaatggggaGAGTTTCGCTgcgccaaatggggagaactTCGCTCCACCCAATGGGGagaacttccccccccccaatggggaGACCTACCCCCAAGGGTACATGAACAGCCTCCCGATGAATTACCTAAACGGAGGAATGACAAATGCACTGAGCAACAGCAGAGGCACGTCATCCATAAACACCATCAGTCAGTACTCCAACGATCTGAGCAACACATCTGGGAACATGCTAAACAGTCTGGTagggaaaaagaacaacTTGCTGCTGAGTGGAATGAACGGTACTACAGTGAGCAGCTCCAAGGGAAACCTCGGCGTGAATTACCTAAACGATACTTTTAAGAAGGCTTCCAATTTGTTCTTAACCACTGCCATGAGGGGGGCGAGAAACACCAGTGGGAATAAAAtagaaagaaacaaaaataaagagtTGCTCGAAAGTAAAGGTGGCAAATACGAATTGGCATCTCCCTCGAAGGGAGGCAACGGAAGTGGCATGCTGCACGATAGAGGGGGGGGCCTCAACTATGTGCTGGAGGACCCGCCTCCAGGGAGAGCCAAATACATTCATAATGGCGAAATGGCCGAACGGAACAACGAAAACGATGCTGCAAGCGCATTGACAACTGCCATCGCAACGGCCATCGCGACGTCCACCAGTGGGGCTGGGAGCAGCGTCCAACATATGAAATGCCTAGAAAAAAGTGACACCATTAAGAAGAAagtaaaaacagaaaaaagaacCCACGTgaagaacataaaaataaatataaacaaaataaatctttttgaaaataaaaagagaaaatatttGGCGGAAATTATCCGGTGCGAGTTAATTTGGGGTCCcacgaaaaataaagaacCCATAACTCCAGTGGAAAGCTGTGAGTTACACCCGGTGGTCATAATAAAGGACCAGTATGGACATCTatatgatgatgatgaagataATGAGAATAACCCCATAGGGAAAActgttaacattttttacagaTGGAGTAGGGGACCCCCTAGAaccgtttgcttcttccacCCACAAAAAATTGCTTGCCTACAATGCACCGTCACGTTTAGATGCTTCTGTTCCTATGAGTGCTTCATGAAAGGGTTCGACCACCTCCATAAGTATTACCGCAGCAATGGACTTATTAATATCCCATCCCATCCCAATCTGCATACCTATGGAGTCCCCTGCTCACCATTCGATTGGGATAATTACGAAAATAATATGGAGTTTGATGAGAAGCACTACAATTCGCTCATACAGTCTGGGTTGCTCAACTCGCCCGATATGGAAAAGTGGGAAATCATTAACAACGAGAGGAACTACATCCCGTGCTTGAAGGACGTGGGGCACCAAATCATGCTGGAGACTATGCTGCTGGATAAGAATAGCCTATCGTCGGAGAACGGCACGACCAGCTCGGACGAGTGCGAGGAGGGTAGCAGCGGGGGAGTGAGCGAGGTGGTCGAAGTGGGGGAGGTTCGCGGGGATGGCGCGGATGGCGGGGATGGCGCGGATGGCGCGGATGGCGCGGATGGCGGAGACGGCGAAGTGGGCACAGTAGGCACTGTCGGCACGGTCGGCCCTGTTGACGACCTGCTCAAGGGCAGCGACTGCAACCTGTCCTCCGCCGACGAGAACAACCCGGAGAAGAAGCAACCCCCCGCGGCGTACGCGCGGTACGCGGGAGTGCAGCCGAGCGAGTTGGACGCGATGAATGCAGACCAGGTGGCAAACTTCAACGGCATGCAGTACGTTGGTGGCCATAAGGAGGAGGACCCCTACACCGGGCAGTTCACCGACGGAGAtggaagcggaagcggcgTCGCCAGTGGGGAGGCGGACGCGCCCGACCGGAACGACGCAGGCACCGCCAAGGGGGACTCCTCGACGGAGGCAAACGGGAAGCAGCCGCTGCGCATTGGCGACCCGTTTAACGGGGGCAGCAATGTGTGCAGCTCGCCAGccgaggggggaaaggaagcCAAAGAGGCGTGCAAATCAGGGAGTGCCCCTAACCACAGCGCAAATGAGGAGAGCGAAGGGAATGAAAAGAGAAGGGACACCTTTGGCGTTACGTGTATGGACAATGGGGGAGAGAACGACTTGTTTGTACGTACCGATGGAGCGATCCGTGTGCAGAGTGCAGGCGAATCAAGTGGGATGGCCCCCCCGAGTGCCGACGCGAAGGAGGGGGGAACCGAGTTGAAGGCGAACAACGTGACGGCGCCCGCAAATGGAGGCGCTGGAGAAAACGGAGAGGATAAGCAAATGAATGAGGGTGACGGAGGGGGCGTGTCGAGCAGCCCTAGTAAAAGTGGAACGGCCGAATTGAAGGGCACAGCCGCCccggaaggggaaaagcagCAAATCGAGGCGGCGCAGCCGATGCATCCAACTGCGCATACCTCGCAGAAGGCGCTcgagctgaagaagaagaagaagcggaaaaagaaaaaaatttacatccTGGATGATCAAGTGTGGAACAACATAAGGGACCCCAACATATACCACAAGATAATCACGGGGTGCTGCATCCCCAATGTGACCGTCTCCCCAAATTATAATGTCACTTGTTTTAAGAACTCCACGGTGACGAACCCGCACAACCAGTTCACCATCATGACGTGGAACGTGCTGGCCGAAATCTACGGCACGATCGAGGCCTTCCCCCACTGCGACCCGTACATGCTGGCCTGGTCCTATCGCAAGACGAAGATCATTCAGGAGATTTTGAACAACAGCCCGGACATCGTCTGCCTGCAG GAAATCCAGAACGAGCACTTCCTGGACTTCTTCAAACCGTCGCTGGGCGAGTTCGGCTACGAAGGCGTGTACAAGCAGAAGACGAAGGAGATATTCACCTCGCCCTCGGGCAAGAGGAGGGGCGGCAAGTACACCATAGACGGGTGCGCAATAttttacaacaaaaaaaaactaaagtTCGTGGAGACCTACGCCTTAGAGTTTAGCAAGCTGATCAAGGAGGCCTCCGTGTTTACTCTGCCCAAGGAGATACAGAAGAACCCATCGTTGGTGAAGCGACTCCTAAAGGATAACGTGGCCTTGGTCATACTGCTCGAGTACATCCAGCAGTAttcaaaaatgtatgaagGCAAGGacgacgacgaggaggaagaaaagccAAATAAAAACCTCCTCATTGTTGCCAACACACATATTGTAGCAAATCCAGAAGCcaattacgtaaaaatttGGCAGGCACAAATATTAGTTAAAGTGGTAGAGTATTTGaagataaattttataaaaaaatatgaaacgGTTCCCAGTTTGATTATATGTGGAGACTTTAATAGTACCCCTTCTAGTGCCGTTTACCAGTTGATATATAAGAAGACGTGTAGCAGGAGTCATGAAGACTTCAGCTCGGATAAGTACAGCCTACTGACGGATTTGCCCCTTGGCCACAACTTAAATTTGAAATCCGCTTACGCCATTTCGAAACTCCTTTCGCAGAAGCTTAACCCTGAGGAGTATACCTCAAATTTGGAGATCTTCGAGCCGCTGTTTACAAACTACACGGGGAACTTCATAGGGTGTCTAgactacattttttacaacgaCGAGAATTTGAATATCATTTCCACCGTCAACATTGCGGATGAGAATCAGCTGATGCAGGAGGCCCACATCTACCAGCTGTCCAACTGCGCCCTCCCCAGCCCCATTCGCCCCTCCGACCATTTGCCCCTCATCGCCAAGTTCGAGTTTAAGATTTActaa